A single window of Oerskovia paurometabola DNA harbors:
- a CDS encoding polysaccharide deacetylase family protein has protein sequence MSESLPGGSRTAARRAPRGIVVRRRDIESRPAPVGGGFAEVAYTRLPLPRALTRALGTFCVNTSDRVVSITYDDGPHPEHTPRLLDLLAARGETATFFALARQVRAHPEIARRILADGHELALHGQDHRSLLTMGDAEAVRYVRDARDEVESIVSAPLVSFRPPYGAHTVRQAHGIAGLGMDVLIWSGDAFDWVDDEEERIAERALSTIFPGSMLLLHDDRGDPETLGDDDVFPAFDRARVLDLLLDRLAADGYRTVTAHDLVTTYQPVMSMARERMRQT, from the coding sequence ATGTCCGAGTCCCTGCCCGGCGGATCCCGTACCGCGGCCCGTCGCGCTCCCCGCGGGATCGTGGTCCGTCGCCGCGACATCGAGAGCAGGCCCGCGCCCGTGGGGGGCGGGTTCGCGGAGGTCGCGTACACGCGCCTCCCGCTCCCTCGCGCCCTGACGCGCGCGCTGGGCACGTTCTGCGTCAACACGTCAGACCGGGTCGTGTCGATCACGTACGACGACGGCCCGCACCCCGAGCACACGCCTCGCCTGCTCGACCTGCTCGCCGCGCGCGGCGAGACCGCGACGTTCTTCGCGCTCGCCCGGCAGGTGCGGGCGCACCCGGAGATCGCCCGCCGCATCCTCGCCGACGGCCACGAGCTCGCGCTCCACGGGCAGGACCACCGGTCGCTGCTGACGATGGGGGACGCCGAGGCGGTCCGGTACGTGCGGGACGCGAGGGACGAGGTCGAGTCGATCGTCTCGGCGCCGCTCGTCTCGTTCCGGCCCCCGTACGGCGCGCACACGGTCCGCCAGGCGCACGGCATCGCGGGCCTGGGCATGGACGTGCTCATCTGGTCGGGCGACGCGTTCGACTGGGTCGACGACGAGGAGGAGCGGATCGCCGAGCGCGCCCTGTCGACGATCTTCCCCGGGAGCATGCTGCTGCTCCACGACGACCGGGGCGACCCGGAGACGCTCGGGGACGACGACGTGTTCCCGGCCTTCGACCGTGCCCGGGTCCTGGACCTGCTGCTCGACCGTCTCGCGGCCGACGGCTACCGGACCGTGACCGCCCACGACCTGGTGACCACCTACCAGCCTGTCATGAGCATGGCCCGCGAGAGGATGCGTCAGACATGA
- a CDS encoding glycosyltransferase: protein MRILRVSHSAVVDAWRERERELRAAGLDVGLLSARAWDEGGTTVPLTPRPGEPVEGVRTFGSHPALFVYAPGPLWRALGQEWDVLDLHEEPFALATAEILALRRLRALVPARRRRPAPPYVLYSAQNIPKRYPWPFRAFEAAALRGAAAVSVCNEAAARIVRAKGARGAVEVVPLGVDLSVFSPGGAVTPGPSTLRPDGVAPVPGPGRPGTGPAGGPVHVGYAGRLAPHKGVDVLLAAARDDDRLHVTLAGDGPSARTLRDRARPLGDRVRFVGPLAGDDLVAFYRSLDVLAVPSLDTPGWIEQFGRVAVEAMACGTPVVASDSGALPDVVGGAGLLVPPGDAGALREALVRVVDEPGLAETLRGQGLTRAASCAWPEVARRYLALYETAAAHPSPASPAGTPTRAGGEHTPGTGAPPSGSGLLPPEVVLVAYGSPDLVRDALGPLVGKLPLTVVDNSSLPEIREVAELAGARYLDPGRNGGFAAGVNHALRHRQTPGSDVLLLNPDAVVSPEDVLTLQTRLHEAPDLASVGPAQVDGDGGAARVVWPYPSPAGTWIEAVGLGSLRRTPADRSFVIGSVLMLRADALEQVGPFDESFFLYAEETDWAYRATLLGRRHLAVPEVQALHLGGATSGDPTRRETHFHASQERYLRKHFGATGWHAARAGVLAGSAARAVALRGAGRDLARLRLRLYARGPLSAEAAMLARPATPDPTT, encoded by the coding sequence ATGAGGATCCTCCGCGTCTCGCACAGCGCCGTGGTCGACGCGTGGCGCGAGCGGGAGCGGGAGCTCCGGGCGGCCGGGCTCGACGTCGGGCTCCTGTCGGCGCGGGCGTGGGACGAGGGCGGCACGACGGTCCCGCTGACGCCCCGACCGGGCGAGCCCGTCGAGGGCGTCCGGACGTTCGGGTCGCACCCCGCGCTGTTCGTCTACGCCCCTGGCCCGCTCTGGCGCGCCCTGGGGCAGGAGTGGGACGTCCTCGACCTGCACGAGGAGCCGTTCGCGCTCGCGACGGCCGAGATCCTGGCGCTGCGACGGCTCCGAGCCCTCGTCCCGGCCCGGCGTCGTCGCCCAGCGCCGCCCTACGTCCTGTACTCGGCGCAGAACATCCCCAAGCGCTACCCCTGGCCGTTCCGCGCGTTCGAGGCCGCGGCCCTGCGTGGCGCGGCCGCGGTGTCGGTCTGCAACGAGGCCGCGGCGCGCATCGTCCGCGCCAAGGGCGCGCGCGGGGCGGTCGAGGTGGTCCCGCTGGGCGTGGACCTGTCGGTCTTCTCCCCGGGCGGGGCCGTCACCCCCGGCCCGTCGACCCTCCGGCCCGACGGCGTCGCGCCCGTCCCCGGTCCGGGTCGCCCCGGGACGGGGCCGGCCGGGGGGCCGGTGCACGTGGGCTACGCGGGGCGTCTCGCCCCGCACAAGGGCGTGGACGTCCTGCTCGCCGCGGCCCGCGACGACGACCGCCTGCACGTGACGCTCGCGGGCGACGGCCCGTCGGCCCGTACGCTCCGCGACCGGGCACGGCCGCTGGGCGACCGGGTCCGGTTCGTCGGACCGCTCGCGGGCGACGACCTGGTCGCGTTCTACCGTTCGCTCGACGTCCTGGCCGTCCCGTCCCTCGACACCCCCGGCTGGATCGAGCAGTTCGGTCGGGTCGCGGTCGAGGCCATGGCGTGCGGCACGCCCGTGGTGGCGAGCGACTCGGGGGCCCTGCCCGACGTCGTGGGCGGCGCGGGCCTGCTCGTGCCCCCCGGTGACGCCGGGGCGCTGCGCGAGGCGCTCGTCCGGGTCGTCGACGAGCCCGGCCTGGCCGAGACGCTGCGCGGGCAGGGACTGACGCGCGCCGCGTCGTGCGCCTGGCCCGAGGTCGCCCGCCGCTACCTCGCCCTCTACGAGACCGCGGCGGCGCACCCCTCGCCCGCGTCCCCCGCCGGGACCCCGACCCGTGCGGGCGGCGAGCACACCCCGGGAACGGGTGCTCCGCCGTCGGGCAGCGGGCTGCTTCCGCCCGAGGTGGTCCTCGTCGCGTACGGCTCCCCCGACCTGGTGCGCGACGCGCTGGGACCGCTCGTCGGCAAGCTCCCCCTGACCGTCGTCGACAACTCGTCACTGCCGGAGATCCGCGAGGTCGCCGAGCTCGCGGGCGCCCGCTACCTCGACCCCGGGCGCAACGGCGGCTTCGCCGCGGGCGTCAACCACGCGCTGCGCCACCGCCAGACCCCCGGGTCGGACGTCCTCCTGCTCAACCCGGACGCCGTCGTGAGCCCCGAGGACGTCCTGACCCTCCAGACCCGGCTCCACGAGGCGCCGGACCTCGCGAGCGTCGGCCCGGCGCAGGTCGACGGCGACGGCGGGGCGGCGCGCGTCGTCTGGCCGTACCCGTCCCCGGCCGGTACCTGGATCGAGGCCGTCGGTCTCGGCTCGCTGCGCCGGACCCCGGCCGACCGGTCGTTCGTCATCGGGTCCGTGCTGATGCTGCGGGCCGACGCGCTCGAACAGGTCGGGCCGTTCGACGAGAGCTTCTTCCTGTACGCCGAGGAGACCGACTGGGCCTACCGGGCGACCCTCCTCGGCAGGCGACACCTGGCCGTACCCGAGGTCCAGGCGCTGCACCTCGGTGGTGCCACGAGCGGTGACCCGACCCGCCGCGAGACGCACTTCCACGCCTCCCAGGAGAGGTACCTGCGCAAGCACTTCGGCGCGACGGGCTGGCACGCAGCACGAGCCGGGGTCCTCGCCGGCTCGGCCGCACGAGCCGTCGCGCTCCGGGGCGCCGGTCGCGACCTGGCGCGGCTGCGGCTCCGGCTCTACGCCCGCGGCCCCCTCTCGGCCGAGGCGGCGATGCTCGCCCGCCCCGCGACCCCGGACCCCACGACGTGA
- a CDS encoding glycosyltransferase family 2 protein, producing MPDEGPDAAGAAVAAPLVSVVVATNRGGPFLAEALASVAAQTYPHVELVVVDDGSPDPAVIRGLVEEAGVGTVLRLDPSGVSTARNTGVRHTRGELLAFLDDDDRWHPDRLRLAVDALTARPDAVISYCAMRTVDPAGEQLVGADQRPARDARDVVRGRTGIMLPNLVIRRGAFDALGGFDPAYRQGEDLDLVLAAATLGPFVFVDEVLVDYRYHPGNTTRAYRDLAAGIRVILRERRSQARAAERGGPAGLDAAYRDRLRANDRFAAWSAARAARAEISARRFRAALGHVTWAARFAPLAPLDWVRERVRRAVGR from the coding sequence GTGCCCGACGAAGGTCCCGACGCCGCAGGCGCTGCCGTCGCCGCACCGCTCGTGAGCGTCGTCGTCGCCACCAACCGGGGCGGGCCGTTCCTGGCCGAGGCGCTGGCCTCGGTCGCCGCGCAGACCTACCCCCACGTCGAGCTCGTCGTGGTCGACGACGGATCGCCCGACCCGGCCGTGATCCGCGGCCTCGTCGAGGAAGCGGGGGTCGGGACGGTCCTGCGCCTGGACCCGTCGGGCGTCTCCACGGCGCGCAACACGGGCGTCCGGCACACCCGGGGCGAACTGCTCGCATTCCTCGACGACGACGACCGCTGGCACCCCGACAGGCTGCGCCTCGCGGTCGATGCGCTGACCGCCCGACCCGACGCCGTGATCTCCTACTGCGCGATGCGCACGGTCGACCCGGCGGGCGAGCAGCTCGTGGGCGCCGACCAGCGCCCGGCCCGCGACGCACGGGACGTCGTCCGCGGCCGGACCGGGATCATGCTGCCCAACCTCGTGATCCGCCGCGGTGCCTTCGACGCCCTGGGCGGGTTCGACCCCGCGTACCGGCAGGGCGAGGACCTCGACCTGGTCCTCGCGGCCGCGACGCTCGGGCCGTTCGTCTTCGTCGACGAGGTCCTCGTCGACTACCGGTACCACCCGGGCAACACCACGCGGGCCTACCGCGACCTCGCCGCGGGCATCCGGGTGATCCTGCGCGAGCGGCGCTCGCAGGCACGCGCGGCCGAGCGCGGCGGCCCTGCCGGACTTGACGCCGCCTACCGCGACCGGCTCCGCGCGAACGACCGCTTCGCGGCGTGGAGCGCCGCGCGGGCCGCGCGGGCCGAGATCTCGGCCCGCCGGTTCCGCGCCGCGCTCGGCCACGTCACCTGGGCCGCGCGGTTCGCGCCGCTCGCGCCCCTGGACTGGGTCCGGGAGCGGGTGCGGCGGGCCGTCGGCAGGTGA
- a CDS encoding glycosyltransferase, translated as MSTPTGAQARPELSVIIPAYDAQETLGVQLGALLAQRPAWPWEVIVSDNGSSDGTRRLVGEWTERMPELRLVDASARRGPSAARNIAVAQARAQALAFCDADDMVADGWVEAMHRALAEHEFVAGPFEGSRLNAGLTSSVTWTAQTDRLTVKPGLEQFVTAGSGNMGVRTAVFDEVGGFYEGARTAEDDDFCIRVQLAGHDLVFDPDIVLHVRRRDGLRNIARQSFAYGAGERWLSHRYALLYAQAPRTTGTSEPPVTAVVAGSAPAESAQRAGVTGSLAAVARRGRVFAVRGGSFVRKALRKASTIRRPGDLSDLVWRLAWSAGWRFGRVPAAPPIVPPPTWRQDAS; from the coding sequence ATGAGCACACCCACCGGCGCGCAGGCCCGCCCGGAGCTCTCGGTGATCATCCCGGCGTACGACGCGCAGGAGACGCTCGGGGTGCAGCTCGGCGCGCTGCTCGCGCAGCGTCCCGCGTGGCCCTGGGAGGTGATCGTGAGCGACAACGGGTCGAGCGACGGGACCCGTCGGCTCGTCGGGGAGTGGACCGAGCGCATGCCCGAGCTCCGGCTCGTCGACGCCTCGGCCCGCCGCGGTCCCAGCGCGGCCCGCAACATCGCCGTCGCGCAGGCGAGGGCGCAGGCCCTGGCGTTCTGCGACGCCGACGACATGGTCGCGGACGGCTGGGTCGAGGCGATGCACCGCGCGCTGGCCGAGCACGAGTTCGTCGCGGGCCCGTTCGAGGGCTCCCGGCTCAACGCCGGCCTGACGTCGTCGGTCACGTGGACGGCCCAGACGGACCGGTTGACGGTCAAGCCCGGGCTGGAGCAGTTCGTCACGGCGGGCTCGGGCAACATGGGCGTGCGCACAGCGGTCTTCGACGAGGTCGGGGGCTTCTACGAGGGGGCCCGGACCGCGGAGGACGACGACTTCTGCATCCGGGTCCAGCTCGCGGGCCACGACCTGGTGTTCGACCCGGACATCGTGCTGCACGTCCGGCGCCGCGACGGTCTGCGGAACATCGCCCGGCAGTCCTTCGCGTACGGCGCGGGCGAGCGCTGGCTGAGCCACCGCTACGCGCTGCTGTACGCGCAGGCTCCGCGCACGACGGGCACCTCCGAGCCCCCTGTCACGGCCGTCGTCGCGGGCTCCGCCCCGGCGGAGAGCGCGCAGCGGGCGGGCGTCACAGGCAGCCTCGCGGCGGTCGCCCGGCGCGGCCGGGTGTTCGCCGTCCGTGGTGGTTCGTTCGTCCGGAAGGCGCTGCGCAAGGCGTCCACCATCCGGCGCCCGGGGGACCTCTCCGACCTGGTGTGGCGGCTGGCCTGGAGCGCCGGGTGGAGGTTCGGGCGGGTCCCTGCGGCACCGCCGATCGTCCCGCCGCCGACCTGGCGGCAGGACGCGTCCTAG